From Platichthys flesus chromosome 19, fPlaFle2.1, whole genome shotgun sequence:
CTGTAGCACACGCCACACACCAGGCCAAGGAAGGCCCGTCTCATCTCTCGGCTGGCCAGAGTGTAAATAACCGGGTTCATGGCCGAGTTGATCACAGCCACGGCGATGAACCAGTCGGCCTTGTAGAGGATGGGGCAGCGCTGCTCGCACGCCACATCCACCAGGAGCAGGACGAAGATGGGCGTCCAGCAGGCGATGAAGACCCCAACCACGATGATGACAGTGCGCAGCAGCGACATGGCGTGCTCCGAGTTGCTGTTCCTGCTCACCTTTCGGCTGCTGGACTTCACCAGGATATAGATTCGGGCATAAAGCACTGATATGGCCAAGAGCAGCACCATGTAGACGGTGATGCAGAAAGCGACATATTTCTTGGAGTAGAGAGGGAGGACTGTGGAGCAGTCGGGGAGGTTGTCCAGGCAGTTCCAGCCCAGAATAGGCAACGCTCCCAGAGTTATGGCAATCAGCCAGCAGGTCCCTATGAGCAGAAACACTCTGTAGTTCTTGTTGGCGTCATACGGCCTCATTTTAATCATAGTCAGGTGTCTCTCTATAGCGATGGCCAAGAGGCTGAAGATGGATGCACCCAGTGCCACGAACATGCTGCCCTCCCTGACGAACCAGAGGGCGGGCGAGAGCTGCAGGGTCTTCTCTccagacagcagcaggttcaCGAGGTAGGCGACGCCAGCCAGCATGTCGCACAGGGCCAGGTTGCCGATGAAATAGTACATGCGGTTGTGGAACCTCTGGTTACTCCATATGGCCACCAGCACGGTGAGGTTCTCCAGGACGATGAAGCTGCAAATGAGCAGGAACGCGATGGTTTTGGCGTCCACGGTGCCCGAGCTGGCGCCAATGCTGGGCCGGTGCTCCAGCTTCCCCGTGTAGTTGTAGTGGAGGTTTATCTGAGGGTTGATCATCTTCGCGGCTAACACTTGGTGTGAGAGGTGAGCAGGGAGCCCAGCGTCAGCAGGTCCACCGTGTTCAGCTGCAGTAGGACACCTGAGGAACATGAGTACAGAATACAGCTTTTATTAATTTTGACACACTGTTATCATTTATTCAGTAAAAAAGCAACTGATGGTTTTATCTGATGGATTTAGATAATACAGTATCATCTGATGCACCAGCCCAGGAAACATAGGCTTTGGCAGCTGTGGACCAGGAGATAGAGCGgctcgtccactaaccagaatgTCAGTAGATTGTTCCTAGTCTTCCCCATCCTGtgtgcctaagtgtccttgggcaagattctGAACCCCAAATTACATCTGATGGCTCTACCACTGAAGTATGAGTGTATGGTTATCAAAACTAGAAAAGAGCTGTATAACACACAGACCACTGAGTTTTAATAATCTACTTTGGTGGTTCTGAGGTTCTGCAGACCCCCGGGGGTCCGTGGCACACTCACTGCCAGGGGATCAGTACCAGTGTTAGAGTCTTCTAATCGGGTTCTAACATTTGGATTTACTTTTATCGTTCATATGTTGTAAGGGTGTCCTGttcaaaaaggaaataaaatagatagatagatagatagatagatagatagatagatagatagatagatagatagatagatagaaagatagatagatagata
This genomic window contains:
- the LOC133975488 gene encoding sphingosine 1-phosphate receptor 3, with translation MINPQINLHYNYTGKLEHRPSIGASSGTVDAKTIAFLLICSFIVLENLTVLVAIWSNQRFHNRMYYFIGNLALCDMLAGVAYLVNLLLSGEKTLQLSPALWFVREGSMFVALGASIFSLLAIAIERHLTMIKMRPYDANKNYRVFLLIGTCWLIAITLGALPILGWNCLDNLPDCSTVLPLYSKKYVAFCITVYMVLLLAISVLYARIYILVKSSSRKVSRNSNSEHAMSLLRTVIIVVGVFIACWTPIFVLLLVDVACEQRCPILYKADWFIAVAVINSAMNPVIYTLASREMRRAFLGLVCGVCYRKQASANGSGNRQSLEPSHSRSKSWSSQNNPNQNQPGSRQTEVEKEQEADGGQGEVSVVAGGATQAVH